The following are encoded in a window of Ranitomeya variabilis isolate aRanVar5 chromosome 6, aRanVar5.hap1, whole genome shotgun sequence genomic DNA:
- the LOC143781149 gene encoding mas-related G-protein coupled receptor member A6-like, with amino-acid sequence MSLNITATYDPNPEDNGGYSKLAYIHFTIAAVVALVLCLIGLVGNIIVLCYLCFKIQKNKFTIYSINLAVAYFIFLLFSVCILVLNINTLNNTSPNFQGKDSLYLFLEIFYDGTLYSGMFILTVISLELCLSVKLPAWHRCHHPKALSTVICVILWSIGFMESLLENLLCTADSFMTQTSGCTAIQLITFASAVLVCLPIMIISCLILLFHIKRRFDQQASAELYAFIISAVTVFIISVVPFHFLWFLMYFHLIPTDVQKVALYFASIYGTVLNCTIIPYFYIMAEIKRKAKSYRPEKESNMDINTCKTVYEVTEEA; translated from the coding sequence ATGTCTCTTAACATCACAGCAACATATGACCCTAATCCTGAAGATAATGGTGGTTACTCCAAATTGGCCTATATACATTTTACAATTGCAGCTGTCGTTGCTTTAGTTCTCTGCCTTATTGGCTTGGTGGGAAATATCATCGTACTATGTTACTTGTGTTTCAAGATCCAGAAGAACAAATTTACTATATACAGTATCAACTTGGCGGTGGCTTACTTTATCTTCTTGCTCTTCAGTGTGTGTATACTGGTTCTTAATATCAATACATTGAATAACACTTCTCCAAATTTTCAAGGGAAGGATTCTTTGTACTTATTTCTAGAAATATTTTATGATGGCACTCTCTACTCAGGAATGTTCATCCTTACGGTGATCAGCTTGGAATTATGTCTGTCTGTTAAATTGCCGGCGTGGCACAGGTGTCATCATCCTAAGGCTTTATCCACAGTCATATGTGTGATTCTCTGGTCAATTGGCTTCATGGAAAGTCTTCTGGAAAATTTGTTGTGTACAGCGGATTCTTTCATGACTCAGACTTCAGGATGCACAGCAATTCAGCTGATAACATTTGCTTCGGCTGTCCTAGTCTGCTTACCGATCATGATCATTTCTTGCCTAATTCTGCTCTTCCATATAAAAAGAAGATTCGACCAACAGGCCTCTGCCGAACTCTATGCTTTCATAATCTCAGCTGTTACCGTGTTTATCATTTCCGTCGTCCCGTTCCACTTTTTATGGTTTCTAATGTACTTTCATTTAATACCAACAGATGTTCAAAAAGTTGCTTTATACTTTGCCAGTATCTACGGCACAGTGCTTAACTGCACAATTATACCATACTTTTATATCATGGCTGaaataaaaagaaaagcaaaatcaTACAGACCTGAAAAAGAGAGCAACATGGATATAAACACGTGTAAAACAGTATATGAAGTAACTGAAGAGGCTTAA